The genome window TAATGTCCCAGTTGTTTGGTCCAGAGCTCCAGGGGAAGAAGAATATATTTTAAAAGTTCATCACAATTTAATTAAAAAATTGCGTCTAAATAAAATTCAAGAAAATTATAGTTTATTACCCCCTTTAATGACTATCCGTGAAATTACATACTTGACAAGTTTATCGTTAGGCTGTGTAGCAAATAGTAATGGAATGAGTCATTTTGCTGTTGCTTCTGGAACAAAAATGATTCAATTGCATGGTCCAACTGTTCCGTTAAATTGGATTCCACCTGATACTAAGAAATATTTAGGTATCCAAAAAAATACGGGTTGTTTTGGTTGCTCGAGTAATATTTGTAAAATGCCAAGACATGAATGCATGGAAGATATTTTGCCAATAGACGTATTTAAAAAAGCTGTTGAGTTATTTGCTTTAAAGAAAGAATAGGTTGAAAATAAATTATTCAATATCTATTCAGTATAAAGTTGAAATTAGTAAGTATAATAAACAACAACTTATTTAAAATTAAACATCGTATTTGTATTTGCTAAATTTTGTGTTGGTATTTCTTGAATGACATCCCAATGTTCAACAAGTTTATTATCTTTTACCCGGAATAAGTCATAAAAAACTTGTTGTTTTTTATTCCAGTTTCCTTCACTAATAGCAAGAATAAAATTTCCTTCTCCTAAAATTTTATGAATTTTAGTATATTTAGACATATTATTTTGTGATGTAAGATATTTCACTGCTTCATAGATTCCTTCTAAACCATCTTTAACCATAGGGTTATGCTGATGATATTCTTTACTACTAATATATTTTGTTAAGTTATCAGGATTTTTACCCATCAATATATCTTCTAAAAAGCCTTGCACAATTTTTTTATTAGCTTCAGTGCTGTTTCTATCTTCAGGTGTTATGGGCCCGTCTGTTTGGGATCTGCCGCTAGCCGTTTTTTCAACCAATGTGGTCATAGCATTCCAATGTTCCGCAATCATCCCTTTGTCATCAACTCTTAGAATATGAAATGCAACCATTTTATCTGCACCAAATGGTTTAGCATTTCTCCATATGTTATGCAAAAAAAAGTAATTCCCATCTTGGAACATTCGTACATTTTCAAGTGTGGTTTGGTTTTGCTGTAAAATATTTAGCATAGAAATAAATGATTCTAGTCCTGTAGGAACATAAGGGTTGTGTTGAATATAATCTGAATTGGCTAATTTGCGTATTGTTGAGGGGTCGTTATTTTTTACAGCTCGCAGAAAATTACTCACTGTTTCTTTCGGATTTTTTGCAGTGTAAATTTGGGTATTTTCTTGGATTTTTAAATTTTTTTCTGTGGTGATTTTTTGATCACTTTCTTGAATCGTTTTACTTCTTTCTTGGGTTGAAACGCAAGCAGTCGATAAAGCTAAAATTGATATTAATGAAAAAAGTAAATTCACAGAATCTTTAAAAGATACATTCAACTTGTTCAGCATTTCGTTACCTCAGGTTAGAATAGTTATTGCATTTATAGAAAAATATTTTTATGTTTGATATTCATATCTTTATCTTAAATTTTTTACAATTTAAATTATATTTGTTTCTTAATTACTTTTTGTTACTAAGTGTATATCAGAAAGTATTATGTAATTACTTTATTTATATAAATTTAAGCATAAAATTTTCAAATTCTATGATATTTCCATAAAGTTGAGAAACGATTAAATTTTGTCAAAAAAATAATAATTATTAATTTTTTGCAAATTTATTTGCAATAATTTTTTTTTTAATATTATTTTTAAAATTTACTAAGAATTTTAAATAATTAATTCATACTAGAATGTATTGACATACAAAATTTATTGATTTAAAACAAAATAATATAAAATAAATAAATTTCTAAAGGATAGGTATGAACAATCTTTTTGACATGCTAGAATATTCTGCACAATTAAATCCAAATAAAGTAGCATTTACTTTTTTAGAATTTGAAACAAAAAGTGAATGTAGTATAACATATTTAGAGCTTTCTGAAAAAGCGAAAGAACTAGCATGTGTTTTGCAGTCAAAACTTAATCAAAGTAACATTGCAGAAAGAATTATTTTAATATACCCACCAGGACTCGATTTTATTGTGGGTTTTTTTGCCTGTATTTATGCTGGTTATATTGCTGTTCCAGTCGTCCCTCCTGAAAATAAAAAAAATATTGACAAACTAAATCTCATAATTAATGACTGCGATGCTAAAGTTTGTTTATCTACAGAAAGTTTGCTGAAAAAATTTGAAGAAGATATAACAAATTGTATTCCGTGGTTAGACAGTACTTTAATTGTCTTAAATTCGCCTGATAAATGGGTTCAGCCTTTAATCAAAGATTCTGATATCGCATTCTTGCAATATACATCTGGTTCTACTGGAAATCCGAAAGGAGTGATGGTATCGCATGGAAATATAATTAGTAATTTAGAAATGATTTCTGCACGTACTGCAACAAATCAAGATTCCATAATGGCAAACTGGTTACCGCATTTTCATGACATGGGATTAATTAATGGAATTTTACATCCAATATACAAGCAGTTTTTTTGTTTAGTAATGTCACCATTATCAATCATGATAAAACCATTCCGTTGGTTAAAAGCTATTAGTGATTACAAAGTTACTATTAGTGGTGGGCCCAATTTTGCATATGAACTTCTTATAAATAAAATAAATGCTGAAGAAAAGCTTAACATTGATTTAAGTTCATGGAAAATTGCATTTAATGGAGCTGAGCCCATTCGCTCTAATATTTTAATTAAATTTGTTGAAGAATTTAGTATTTGTGGATTTAAAAAAGAAGCTATTTATCCTTGTTATGGGCTTGCAGAAAACTGCTTATTCGTAGCAAGTGAAAAAATAAATAATGGTGCAGTAATTAATTATTTCAAATTTCATAAAAATTCTGATTTAGAGTCTTTTGAATACTTTGAAAATATTTCTGAAAAAAAAGATAATGTTAAAGCAATGGTTAGTTGTGGTTTTGGGCACGAAACACAAGTAATTAAAATTGTTGATTATGAAAATAAAAGTGAAATTACCGACAATCATATCGGTGAAATATGGGTGAGAGGACCTAGTGTCGCTTTGGGATATTGGAATAAAGCAGAATTATCAAAAGAAATATTTCAAGCTTACTTAAAAAATGGAGAAGGTCCATATCTTAGAACTGGTGATTTAGGTTTTATAAATAGTGATCAATTATTTATTGCTGGCCGAGTTAAAGATTTAATTATTATCTCTGGAAAAAATTACTATCCTCAAGATATAGAAGAAGTGTTTGATCGCATTTATCATAATAGTAGAAATTCTGGCAATACAGCAGCATTTAGTATTGATTTATTTGATCATGAGCAATTAGTTATTGTTACCAAGTCTATTCAGAGAATGACTGAAGTTGAATTAGAAGATAAGGTAGCAGAAATATGCAATGAAATTTCAAAAAATTTTGGGCTACTTGTTTATAGTATTTTATTTGTAAACAAAAATTGTATTGAAAAAACAAGTAGTGGTAAAATAAAGAGGCAAGCTATCCGATCTAAATATTTAAATCGGGAACTAAACTGTATAAATGAATGGATAGATAATAGTCAACAAAATACAAATTTTGATAAAAACACAAATTTGTCATCTACAGTTTTTGATTTAGCTTCAATTTATTCAAAAATGCTTACAATATGGTCTGATATACTAGAAATTTCTGCTAGCGAAATTAAGTTCCATTCTGATTTTTTTAATTTAGGTGGAAATTCATTAAAGATAGTGCAGATTTATAGGGTTATCCAAAAACATTTTGGAGCGTCTATTTCAATAAAAGAATTATATGATAAAACAACTATTGGAGATTTATCTAAATTAATCTTCGAAAAGCAAAAAAATAGTAGTGATTTATATCAAGACACTCTGGAAATTGAAGTAGACAGCAAAAATCGTTTTCAACCATTTCCTTTGACTGATGTTCAGCATGCTTATTTAATAGGACGCAATAATCAGTATTCACTTAGTGGTGTATCTACTCATGGGTATAGTGAATATCATTTTTCTGATTTAAATTTACCTCGGTTTGAAAAAATATGGAATTTATTAATTAAGAGGCATGATTCACTGAGATTAATTTTTCAAAGTGATTTGCAATACGTTCTTGAAAACGTACCATATTATGAAATTAAAGAATATGATTGCACTGTATTATCGGAGATAGAAATTGAAAAGCATTTCACTTTTATTCGCAATGAATTATCTCATCAGGTTTTTTCTGCCGATAAGTGGCCTTTATTTGAGATTCGAGCAAGTAAGTTTTCAGATCATATTATATTACACTTAAGTCTCGATGCTTTAATATTAGATATGTGGAGTGTCCAAGTTTTATTTAATGAAATTAAAGATCTTTATTTTAATCCCGAATTTAATTTAGCACCGTTAAAAATAACATTTCGTGACTATGTTGTAAATGAAAATAAAAGAAAAGAGACAACTCAATATAAAAAGGATGAAGAGTATTGGAAAAATAGAATAAAATATTTTCCAAATTCCCCGCAACTACCAATAAAAAATTCACCTGAAAGTATTAAGAAAACTAAATTTAAAAGAGAATCGTGGATTTTAACTAATGACAAGTGGGAGAATTTCAAAGAAATATCTAATCAATATAAAATCACCCCTGCAGCAGCTTTAGGTGCTTTATATGCTAGTATTTTATCTGTATGGAGTAGCAATTCAAAATTTGCAATTAATTTAACTCTTTTTAATCGCTTGCCGGTTCATCAACAAGTAAATTCTATAGTTGGAGATTTTACTACTTTATTGTTACTTGAGGCTCAATGTGAAAAGTTAGAGATATTTTTAGATCAGGCAACACGTTTACAAGAGCAATTGTGGACGGACTTAGAACATAACTTATATAGTGGTATAAGTTTTCAACGTGAATTAACTAAATATCAGCAAAATAAATTAAGTTCAATGCCAATCGTGTTTACCTGTATGTTAGGAAATGAAAATAATGATTTTAATCTTTTAAATGGTAGAGAGATTTATGGAATAACACAAACTCCACAAGTTTGGTTAGACTTTAAAGTATATAACCGTTCAAATAATTTAATAATTGAATGGGATTATGTTGAAAATTTATTCCCAGATAATTTAATTGAAACTATGTTTAGTATGCTTAAAAAAAACCTGTTGGTGTTATCAGAAAGTAGTAAAGAATGGTCGAATAAATTAGTGATTTTACCCGCAGAACAAAAAGCTCAACAAGAAATCTTGAATTCAACTTATTGGCATACAAGTGAGGTATTACTC of Pigmentibacter sp. JX0631 contains these proteins:
- a CDS encoding non-ribosomal peptide synthetase, translated to MNNLFDMLEYSAQLNPNKVAFTFLEFETKSECSITYLELSEKAKELACVLQSKLNQSNIAERIILIYPPGLDFIVGFFACIYAGYIAVPVVPPENKKNIDKLNLIINDCDAKVCLSTESLLKKFEEDITNCIPWLDSTLIVLNSPDKWVQPLIKDSDIAFLQYTSGSTGNPKGVMVSHGNIISNLEMISARTATNQDSIMANWLPHFHDMGLINGILHPIYKQFFCLVMSPLSIMIKPFRWLKAISDYKVTISGGPNFAYELLINKINAEEKLNIDLSSWKIAFNGAEPIRSNILIKFVEEFSICGFKKEAIYPCYGLAENCLFVASEKINNGAVINYFKFHKNSDLESFEYFENISEKKDNVKAMVSCGFGHETQVIKIVDYENKSEITDNHIGEIWVRGPSVALGYWNKAELSKEIFQAYLKNGEGPYLRTGDLGFINSDQLFIAGRVKDLIIISGKNYYPQDIEEVFDRIYHNSRNSGNTAAFSIDLFDHEQLVIVTKSIQRMTEVELEDKVAEICNEISKNFGLLVYSILFVNKNCIEKTSSGKIKRQAIRSKYLNRELNCINEWIDNSQQNTNFDKNTNLSSTVFDLASIYSKMLTIWSDILEISASEIKFHSDFFNLGGNSLKIVQIYRVIQKHFGASISIKELYDKTTIGDLSKLIFEKQKNSSDLYQDTLEIEVDSKNRFQPFPLTDVQHAYLIGRNNQYSLSGVSTHGYSEYHFSDLNLPRFEKIWNLLIKRHDSLRLIFQSDLQYVLENVPYYEIKEYDCTVLSEIEIEKHFTFIRNELSHQVFSADKWPLFEIRASKFSDHIILHLSLDALILDMWSVQVLFNEIKDLYFNPEFNLAPLKITFRDYVVNENKRKETTQYKKDEEYWKNRIKYFPNSPQLPIKNSPESIKKTKFKRESWILTNDKWENFKEISNQYKITPAAALGALYASILSVWSSNSKFAINLTLFNRLPVHQQVNSIVGDFTTLLLLEAQCEKLEIFLDQATRLQEQLWTDLEHNLYSGISFQRELTKYQQNKLSSMPIVFTCMLGNENNDFNLLNGREIYGITQTPQVWLDFKVYNRSNNLIIEWDYVENLFPDNLIETMFSMLKKNLLVLSESSKEWSNKLVILPAEQKAQQEILNSTYWHTSEVLLHELFCKQALITPNNIAVINDKKEITYSDLYYSVNVIANELRQLEIKKNEIIAIIMDKGWEQVVACLGIMLSGAAYLPIDSNTPILKIQQILEESDSKIIITQSTNKKIQNELPYSKTIGESRVILLDIFIDKISEKQLNSYPILSSIQSISDLAYVIYTSGSTGKPKGVMIDHKGAVNTILDLNDRFKVTENDRILALSNLNFDLSVYDFFGILAVGGCIVIPSSNKQKNPEYWSDLILKHNISIWNSVPTFMSMLIESLDLNYINKSYLRLILLSGDWIPLDLPEKIRKYFKESEIISLGGATEASIWSIYYPIKSIDKNWKSIPYGKPLRNQHFYVLNDRMENTPHWVVGELYIGGIGLAKGYFNNEEQTLKSFIHHPVTNERLYKTGDLGRYLPDGNIEFLGRKDFQVKVNGFRIELGEIEYNLQQYPGVKKAIVNIVKNNSKLIAYILSDSYVDNDIITNSIERAQFKIARHNIINDLNEPSESILLSIQEDKEQRLSKYFFRKSYRNFDEKISSKKIIEELISRITGYILEINQRKSLLDSLNFEKFSLLLSVLASIKFKEDQLPKYLYPSAGSLYPVQVFIEFCESVHSKSNFYYYHPDKNQLISVRNNSNSSVDLNSQIKVHLIGKQYAIRPMYGKLSTSFCLLESGYILGLLTEQAKELNLELLFQESNGINLRQELNLDIEDTIVSVEISNNLNRQNDKIKNSYNLPDLYVYVKNINETNESQWYLYNFNKELLELVSISIDLKNELLPFGTECMVFNDASLAIFLVGNSNQYVAAGMLSQWLMDEGIKINIGMCPIGIPNQKISKYFMENDNKNILHSLYVGKISDAQKQEKKESKVQENYSFLKDYLKLNLPEYMIPNYFQIIDRVPLSNNGKIDRNLLAIPVDEENLDFNKKVYPVTDLEKKIAKIWSEYLHIDANKIGVYDEFFQIGGNSLTAIKLINHMRKLFNIEIPFQKIFELQTISELSNLIIKMQKVEM